The sequence TATTTCTGTTCCAACAGATATTCAAAAGAAAACGATTCCAATTCTATTAAATCAAAAAGAAGATGTAGTTGCTTTGGCAAAAACGGGAACGGGTAAAACTGCAGCTTTCGGGTTGCCTTTACTGCAATTGATTGATTCAGAAAATACCGAAGTACAAGCAGTAATATTGGCTCCCACACGAGAATTAGGACAACAGATCTATACCAACCTAGTTTCTTTTACCGCTCATGGTCCATCAATTTCTATTGCGGCTGTCTGTGGTGGTATTCCCATTAAACCTCAAATAGAACGCTTAAAAACGACAACACATATTGTTGTGGCAACACCCGGGCGACTAATTGATTTGGTACAGCGTAAGGCGGTAAACATTCAAAACTTAAAGTATTTGGTCTTGGATGAAGCTGATGAGATGGTAAGCGTATTAAAAAAGGACTTGGATGTTATTGCAAAAGAAATTCCCAAATCTAGAAGAACCCTTTTGTTTACCGCGACCATGCCAGGCACTGTAAAACAATTGGTGCAGAATTATATGTCAAAACATGTAGTGCACTTGGAGGCAAACATGAAGAAGATGGGCCATCAAGGTATCGATCATCAATTTGTTGTGGTAGAACCTATAGAAAAGCTAGAAGTATTGCTTCACTTTCTAAATTCTAAAGAAGGGGAAAGAGGTATTATTTTCTGTAAAACCAAAGCGGCGGTTAATAAACTTGCTAAGAAACTGTCTATGAACAAATTCTCATCTGGTGCTATCCATGGTAGTTTAACCCAAGGAATACGGGATCGAATCATGGGACAGTTTAGAGAAGGTTATATTGATATTCTGGTAGCTACTGATTTAGCAGCTCGGGGTATTGATGTTAAGGAAATATCATATGTTGTTAATTATCATCTGCCAGATACGTATGAAGCTTATGTGCATCGAAGTGGTAGAACTGCTAGGGCAGGGGCGAAGGGGCTCTCTTTAAGTATCATACAGCAAGAGGAGGTAATGGATATTCCTGATTTGCAAGAAGAGTTAGGGCTGGTTTTTAGGGAATATAAAAAACAGGATGCAGAAAATAGAGAAGAAATCAATCTGGTTTTATGGGCTAAAAAAATATTCAAGACCAAGCCAAACCGAAATGTTTCCAATAAGACCAAAGAAAACATAAAAACCATATTTCATCATTTGACCAAGGAAGAATTGATAGAAAAAGTTTTGGCCGATCATGTAGCACAGAATTCGAGCATCATTTCTAAAAAAACAATTTCTTCAAAGAAGTGATACTTATCATTGATGTTTTTGCTGTTTGGACTTACAGAGCAAAAAAAACCGATGAATAAATTGGAAAAAGGAGGTTGAAAAATTGAAGCAGTGTATAATGGGATTACACGTTCTCTTCTATTTTAACATACCGAGCACGTTCCATAAAATATTCCTCTAAGCGTTTTAGTTTGGGATGTAGGTTTTCTGAGTATACAACATACTGACATTTTTTTATGCTTTCTGTAGTGGCAGTCATAGCTGTGTATGCACTTTGTTGTATTAAAAAATCAGCATCATCTATACTACATATTTTTAATTCTGAAATGCTTACTCCATTATTTAAAAATAGTTTGTGAATCATTTTTGGAGTGGTAATAAGAACATCAATTCCCATATAAATCTCCGACTTTTGAACATCTATATGTAATTCTTCATAACTGGCATAAACCCTTAGCGAGCTGTACTTGGCGTAGTTGAAAAATGCATCGTACAGTTCTAAGACTTTACTTTTGTTTTCAACAATAACAAGAGCTCTTGGAGCGTCCCCGACGGCCTCGCACTTTAACTTATGCAAGGTTGTGAGTATTAAGGCCGTAGTCTTTCCGCTATCTTTTGGAGCAGTGCAGAAAACATTGGCCCCACTTTTTATAATGGGGATGCTTTTTTTTTTGAAAAGGAGTAGGACTTTCTATGGAAAAGCGTTCTAAAGCTTCAAGCAAATGGGGATGTAATTTTTTAAATGGCATACCTTTTAAATAATGAAATTGTACTGTGAAACCTTAGTGTTTTGAAAATGTAAATATACTATCAAAGAATAGGAAATCAGCTTGTCTATTCATCTGTCATATCCAGTTCAATGTCTTTACTCCATGCACATAACTGATTTAGTATAGGTAACAGTCTTTCCCCTTTTTCCGTTAAGGAATATTCCACTCTAGGCGGAATTTCGGCATAAGATTCCCTAATCACAATTCCCCTGAGTTCCATTTCCTTCAATTGGTTGGCTAGAACCTTTCTGCTTATTTTATCTATTCGAATGGCCAGTTCTCCGAATCTGAGTTTTCGATTCGCCAACATATATACGATTATTGAGGTCCATTTGTTTCCAATGATATTCATGGAATGTGTAATGGGACAATCGTTGGGGTTCTCTATTAATTTTCTTGCCATATTAGTTACCTTTTGGTTACTACTTTCTTGCGACAAACTTACAATAATATCTTTTGTAAACCAATATTAGTTACTTTTGGAAACTAATTAGATAAATATATTTTAATGAACGTATTTGAACCACAGATTTTAGGAGAAATAAGCCTGAATAATAAAATAGTAATGGCTCCATTGACCAGATCAAGAGCCATTAACAATGTTCCAAACGAACTAATGGCAAAGTATTATCAACAGAGAGCGAGCGCTGGGCTAATTATTACTGAAGGAACCTCTCCATCTCCCAATGGTATTGGTTACCCCCGTATTCCAGGAGCCTATTCCGATGCACAAATTGAGGGCTGGAAGAAAATTGCTGATGCAGTACATTCTGAAGGAGGCAAAATATTTGTACAATTGATGCATACCGGCAGAATTACTGCTAAGGCGAATATGCCAGAAGGCAGTATCACACTAGCGCCATCAGCTATTCAGGCTGCGGGTGAAATGTTTACTGAGAACGGATTGGTTGCCCATGAAGTTCCAAAAGCTATGACGCAACAAGAAATCCAGACTACTCAAAATGAGTATGCATTGGCTGCAAAACGTCTTGTAAATGAAGCAGGGGTAGATGGTATAGAGTTACATGCAGCTAATGGATATTTACTCAATCAATTTATAAACCCCAAGTCTAACCAAAGAGAAGATGATTATGGCGGCAGTATAGAGAACAGAAGTAGGTTTGTGTTGGAAACCGCTGAAAAAGTGGTGAATGAAATAGGGGAGGACAAAGTTGGTATCCGTCTTTCACCCTACGGCGCATTCAACGATATGCAATCAGATTATGAGGCACTGGAAGATACCTTTATTTATCTATCCCAAGAGTTATCAAAAATAAACCTGGCCTATATTCATGTCGTAGATCAAAGAGTGGCATTTGGAGCTCCTGATTTTACCATAAACATTAAAAAAATCATTAAAGAGAATTTTAAAGGAATTATAATCTCTGGTGGTGATGTTAACACTTTGGAAAAGGCAGAAGCTGTTTTGGAAAGTGGTTTGGATCTGGTTTATGTCGGCAGGCCTTTTATATCCAATCCCAATTTGGTAGAAAAACTGCAAAAAGAATTGGAGTTGGTGGCTCCTGATTTTGATACCTTCTATACCCCAGGTGAAAAAGGATATACGGATTATTAATTGAAAACAAAGGAATAGGATATGAATGCGATTGAAAATCTATCAAAACTTAAATTGGAACTGCCCGAGGTATCAACTCCGGGTGGCTCTTATGTTTCGGTAAACGTTAGGGGAAATATAGCCTATGTTGCTATCCAATTCCCAATCAAGAATGGCGATTTTTTTTACCAGGGAAGATTAGGAAAAGAATTATCAACCGAAGAGGGTTATAAAGCTATGGAAATGTGCGCCTTAAATGTTTTGGCGCAAATCGATAAAAAGGTTGGCTTTGAGAAGGTGGTTGGCTTAAATCATATGGATGTGTATTTTCAAGCAGGTGAAAATTGGGATGAGGCACCAAAAGTTGTAGATGGTGCCTCTGATTTATTTTTAAAGGTTTTGGGAGAACAGGGCAGGCACTCACGAGCTATTTTTGGAGTGCAAAAGTTGCCCTTCAATTTTAGTGTAGGACTAACTACTTCCTTTACCATACAATAATCATTGTTGAAAAGCTTTGGTACTGACCCAATAAATATCTTGATTACTAGTGTAAAGAAAGTATTTTCCATCCTTGGTTACCCAAGGACATAATTCGTGCTTTTCAGTATTTATTGGGTTCTTTAGACTCTTTGCGTTGGACCATTCTCCATTTTCTTGTTTATGGCTTATGTAAAGATCTCCTCTGCCCAACCCTTCAGGCCTTATCGAACAGAAAATGATATAGGATTTATCTGGTGCTATAAAAACATCAGCTTCATAGGCATTTGTATTTATGGCGCCACTAAGTCTTGTGGATTTCTGGAATATTCCGTTTTTTTCTTCAGACGAATAAATGTCATAATCACCTTGATTCCCTTCTTTAGCATTTTTGTTTGAAGAATAATACATGGTGCCATCAGAAGCAAAAGAAATGTAATATTCGTTTTTGGATGAGTTGATCATGTTTCCTGCGTTTATTGGTTCAGACCAGCCATCTGTACTTCTTTGAGAGTACCATATATCGTAATCGCCTGTCTTTTCCCCATTCTTAGGTCTATCAGAAATGTAGTACAGCCTCTTTTCATCTGGAGAAAGCATAGGGTCATTATAACCATACGTTGCATCCCCTATAATGGTTTTGGGTGTGGTCCAAGAACCATTATCCAATTTTGAGTATCGTATTTCAGCCTTTCCATTTACTTCTACCGCAAAGAAAAACTCCGAGCCATTCGCAGAAAAAATAGAACCAAACTCGGATCTGTTCTCTTGGGAAACTACTCCTGGAGCAAATATTCTTGGTGTATTGGTTGGCAACTCTCCGCCAAGATGGTAAAGATGCGTTTGCGCGCTCAAAGCGCTGCTACAAAAGTAAAAGAAGGATACTATCTGTGTGATTCTTTTCATTTTATGGGTTTTTAGATTGACATTCAATGACTACTTAATATTAAGTAGTCATAAAATTGCGAAATGTTACGTTTGCTTTACATTTTTCTTATAAAAACCCTGCAAAAAGTAAGTCTGGCACTAATGCATATCCTACAAATTTTCAAGTTACAGCGATTCTAGAATATCATTTTGATCAGGTTATTGGAGATTAAATTTCCAGAAATCGGTTTGTTTCCTATCTTAATAATGATGATTTCATATGGCTGAAGTATACTGTTTCGCTTCACCTTTAAAAACATACCGCTTCACCATGTTTTAATAAAGGTTTAGCCATTCATGGTTCAATTTGTTTGTTGCTTTGACGAAAAAATATACCAGTTATGGAACATTTAACTTTTAAAACAAAACAAATGAAATCATCAAAATACGTCCTTTTGATAATAGTTATGATTCTTAACCTGGGTTGCGATAAAGACGATGACCCTTCAGAACCTATGCATCCAAATGCGATAGAATTCCAAAGTATTTTGGACGAATTCACATCCAATGGAATTCCTGGACTTTCTGCTGTAGTAGTAACTCCGGATGGTGTATGGAAAGGCGCCTCTGGTTATTCCAGATTAGAAGATCATACTCCAATGTCAATTGACAATGAAGTTTATTCGGCCAGTATAGGAAAAACATATTGTGCCGTTGCAACTCTTTTACTTGTTCAAGATGGTTTGATAGCCTTGGAAGACCCTATTTCAAATCATATTTCAGGCACTACACTTCTTGGATTTGAAAATACCAATTCGATAACCGTAAGACAATTATTAAATCATACCGGAGGGCTAACAAATTTTGATTGGAATGAAGCATTTGTAAACGATGTCTTAACCGATCCTTTAAGTATAAAAGCGTCGGATCTACTCGATTATGAAAGAGGAAATGCTTTTTACGCTCTTCCTGGGACCGAGTTTAACTATTCCTCTACAGGATATGAATTATTAGCCGCTTTGGTAGAGGAAGTAACAGGTAATCACTCAAGATTTTATAGCGAAAGAATTTTTAAACCACTAAACCTTCAACATACTTATTATAAAAACGAATCTGAATATCCTTTGACCAACAATTTGGTTCACTCTTATTTTGATCAATTGGATACTGGGCAAGTCGAAAATGTCTCTGAAACCCAAAACCATCTTACCAATATTTTTACGGGATCTGATGGAATAATTGCTACACCTATGGATTATTATCAATTTTTAAAGGGAATAATGACGGGTTCTTTGTTATCTGACGAGATGAAAGCCGAAATGTTGGATTTTATATCCCTAGGGGGTGATGACTACATCGGTTATGGCCTAGGCATATGGCAAAGAGACGTTGGATATGGTATTGCAATTGGACACGATGGAGATGCCATAGGGGCCGGCGCGGATATGTGGTATTTTCCAGACCATGACATTTACATTGTCACCGCTACCAATATGGGAACTGTTTTACAGGATACTGAACTAGGCAGGATGTACAACGAGTCCTTTTTATCAGCAATGGTTACCGCGGTTTTTGAATAAAGAACAGCGTTAGATCAAATAACAACAAGAAAACAACTTGGATATGTAATAATTGGATATTTGATTCAATGGTCTTTAGTAACCCTTGCAGGAATTTAAATTCATAAAAGAGACATACGAAATCGGCTATAATCCAGTTTATTAGGTTAGACCATATGAATAAATTGGATTTATTCTTTAGAGATCAGCCAATTTCGG is a genomic window of Flagellimonas sp. CMM7 containing:
- a CDS encoding DEAD/DEAH box helicase, producing the protein MSKEFSDLGVNEQIQQTLVDLNISVPTDIQKKTIPILLNQKEDVVALAKTGTGKTAAFGLPLLQLIDSENTEVQAVILAPTRELGQQIYTNLVSFTAHGPSISIAAVCGGIPIKPQIERLKTTTHIVVATPGRLIDLVQRKAVNIQNLKYLVLDEADEMVSVLKKDLDVIAKEIPKSRRTLLFTATMPGTVKQLVQNYMSKHVVHLEANMKKMGHQGIDHQFVVVEPIEKLEVLLHFLNSKEGERGIIFCKTKAAVNKLAKKLSMNKFSSGAIHGSLTQGIRDRIMGQFREGYIDILVATDLAARGIDVKEISYVVNYHLPDTYEAYVHRSGRTARAGAKGLSLSIIQQEEVMDIPDLQEELGLVFREYKKQDAENREEINLVLWAKKIFKTKPNRNVSNKTKENIKTIFHHLTKEELIEKVLADHVAQNSSIISKKTISSKK
- a CDS encoding DEAD/DEAH box helicase family protein, with the protein product MPIIKSGANVFCTAPKDSGKTTALILTTLHKLKCEAVGDAPRALVIVENKSKVLELYDAFFNYAKYSSLRVYASYEELHIDVQKSEIYMGIDVLITTPKMIHKLFLNNGVSISELKICSIDDADFLIQQSAYTAMTATTESIKKCQYVVYSENLHPKLKRLEEYFMERARYVKIEENV
- a CDS encoding helix-turn-helix domain-containing protein encodes the protein MARKLIENPNDCPITHSMNIIGNKWTSIIVYMLANRKLRFGELAIRIDKISRKVLANQLKEMELRGIVIRESYAEIPPRVEYSLTEKGERLLPILNQLCAWSKDIELDMTDE
- a CDS encoding alkene reductase — encoded protein: MNVFEPQILGEISLNNKIVMAPLTRSRAINNVPNELMAKYYQQRASAGLIITEGTSPSPNGIGYPRIPGAYSDAQIEGWKKIADAVHSEGGKIFVQLMHTGRITAKANMPEGSITLAPSAIQAAGEMFTENGLVAHEVPKAMTQQEIQTTQNEYALAAKRLVNEAGVDGIELHAANGYLLNQFINPKSNQREDDYGGSIENRSRFVLETAEKVVNEIGEDKVGIRLSPYGAFNDMQSDYEALEDTFIYLSQELSKINLAYIHVVDQRVAFGAPDFTINIKKIIKENFKGIIISGGDVNTLEKAEAVLESGLDLVYVGRPFISNPNLVEKLQKELELVAPDFDTFYTPGEKGYTDY
- a CDS encoding RidA family protein; the protein is MNAIENLSKLKLELPEVSTPGGSYVSVNVRGNIAYVAIQFPIKNGDFFYQGRLGKELSTEEGYKAMEMCALNVLAQIDKKVGFEKVVGLNHMDVYFQAGENWDEAPKVVDGASDLFLKVLGEQGRHSRAIFGVQKLPFNFSVGLTTSFTIQ
- a CDS encoding PD40 domain-containing protein, which gives rise to MKRITQIVSFFYFCSSALSAQTHLYHLGGELPTNTPRIFAPGVVSQENRSEFGSIFSANGSEFFFAVEVNGKAEIRYSKLDNGSWTTPKTIIGDATYGYNDPMLSPDEKRLYYISDRPKNGEKTGDYDIWYSQRSTDGWSEPINAGNMINSSKNEYYISFASDGTMYYSSNKNAKEGNQGDYDIYSSEEKNGIFQKSTRLSGAINTNAYEADVFIAPDKSYIIFCSIRPEGLGRGDLYISHKQENGEWSNAKSLKNPINTEKHELCPWVTKDGKYFLYTSNQDIYWVSTKAFQQ
- a CDS encoding serine hydrolase; translation: MKSSKYVLLIIVMILNLGCDKDDDPSEPMHPNAIEFQSILDEFTSNGIPGLSAVVVTPDGVWKGASGYSRLEDHTPMSIDNEVYSASIGKTYCAVATLLLVQDGLIALEDPISNHISGTTLLGFENTNSITVRQLLNHTGGLTNFDWNEAFVNDVLTDPLSIKASDLLDYERGNAFYALPGTEFNYSSTGYELLAALVEEVTGNHSRFYSERIFKPLNLQHTYYKNESEYPLTNNLVHSYFDQLDTGQVENVSETQNHLTNIFTGSDGIIATPMDYYQFLKGIMTGSLLSDEMKAEMLDFISLGGDDYIGYGLGIWQRDVGYGIAIGHDGDAIGAGADMWYFPDHDIYIVTATNMGTVLQDTELGRMYNESFLSAMVTAVFE